In a genomic window of Corvus moneduloides isolate bCorMon1 chromosome 17, bCorMon1.pri, whole genome shotgun sequence:
- the E2F1 gene encoding transcription factor E2F1 produces MAAAGGAAGLAALLGSASPHLLIVSAAAEEPAGGGHPDTDLLLFATPQPARPGAVPRRPALGRPPVKRKLNLETDHQYIAESLPVGRGKARNPAKGAKSPGEKSRYETSLNLTTKRFLELLSQSPDGVVDLNWAAEVLKVQKRRIYDITNVLEGIQLITKKSKNHIQWLGSQATVGAPGRHRLLEKELRELQAAERQLDDLIQMCTVQLRLLTEDPANQHAAYVTCQDLRSIVDPAEQMVMVIKAPPETQLQVSDPAEAFQVSMRSTQGPIDVFLCPEDSSGVCSPVKSPFKAPAEDSSPSHSQPRASLLLHPAQDVNMPLLPGEQEALLPGPSTLPSKSPEEEVSLSPLASMDILLEQSREDLAGFLADEFINLSPPQAQDYHFGLEEGEGISELFDCNFGDFTPLDF; encoded by the exons atggcggcggcgggcggcgcggcggggctggCGGCGCTGCTGGGCAGCGCCTCCCCGCACCTCCTCATCGTCTCCGCCGCCGCCGAGGAGCCCGCAGGCGGCGGCCACCCCGATACCGACCTTCTGCTCTTCGCCACGCCGCAGCCCGCTCGTCCCGGCGCCGTGCCCAGACGGCCCGCGCTGGGCCGCCCGCCG GTGAAGAGGAAGCTGAACTTGGAGACAGATCACCAGTACATAGCGGAGAGTTTGCCAGTGGGCCGGGGCAAGGCCAGGAATCCTGCTAAAG GGGCAAAGTCTCCTGGAGAGAAGTCCCGCTATGAAACCTCCCTGAACCTCACCACCAAGCgcttcctggagctgctgagccagTCCCCAGATGGTGTGGTGGATCTCAACTGGGCAGCCGAGGTCCTGAAGGTGCAGAAGAGGCGCATCTATGACATCACCAATGTCCTGGAGGGCATACAGCTCATCACCAAGAAGTCCAAGAACCACATCCAGTGGCT gggcagccaggccACCGTGGGAGCGCCTGGGCGGCACCggctgctggagaaggagctgcgggagctgcaggcagctgagcGGCAGCTGGATGACCTCATCCAGATGTGCACGGTGCAGCTGCGCCTGCTCACCGAGGACCCCGCCAACCAGCA CGCAGCCTACGTGACCTGCCAGGACCTCCGCAGCATCGTGGACCCCGCGGAGCAAATGGTGATGGTTATCAAAGCACCCCCAGAGACCCAGCTGCAGGTCTCAGACCCAGCAGAG GCTTTCCAGGTCTCCATGCGAAGCACTCAGGGCCCCATCGATGTTTTCCTCTGCCCCGAGGACAGCTCAGGGGTCTGCAGCCCTGTCAAGAGCCCCTTCAAAGCCCCTGCAGAGGACTCTTCTCCCAGCCATTCACAGCCCAgagcctccctgctcctgcatcccGCCCAGGATGTGAACATGCCGCTGCTGCCCGGAGAGcaag AAGCGCTGCTGCCAGGGCCGAGCACGCTGCCCAGCAAGAGcccagaggaggaggtgagCCTGTCTCCACTGGCCTCCATGGAcatcctgctggagcagagcagggaggacTTGGCAGGCTTCTTGGCTGATGAGTTCATCAACCTGTCGCCGCCGCAGGCGCAGGACTATCACTTTGGGCTGGAGGAGGGCGAGGGCATCAGCGAGCTCTTCGACTGCAACTTTGGGGACTTCACCCCCTTGGACTTCTGA